One segment of Nostoc flagelliforme CCNUN1 DNA contains the following:
- a CDS encoding cysteine desulfurase family protein produces the protein MQIYLDYSATTPTRKEAIAVMQTVLTQQWGNPSSLHEWGQRAATVVEEARVQVAGLINAVDPASIIFTSGGTEANNLAIMGVARLYAVPQHIIISSVEHSAISETVKLLEVWGWEVTRLSVDVKGRVNPLDLKAALLHNTVLVSIIYGQSEVGTVQPIAELGKIVRSHGALFHTDAVQAAGRLPIDVQQLSVDLVSLSSHKIYGPQGVGALYVRPNVELMPLLGGGGQEMGLRSGTQAVPIIAGFGVAAELAAEELATETPRLIELRDRAFAQLAEIPGLIATGDSCDRLPHHISMCLEYADGEKLSGKTLVRQLNLAGIGISAGAACHSGKLSPSPILLAMGYSEKAALGGIRITLGRDTTEADVDWTVMVLKQVLQRLTPDLSLVKR, from the coding sequence ATGCAAATTTATCTAGATTACAGCGCCACTACTCCGACTCGAAAAGAAGCGATCGCAGTTATGCAAACAGTCCTCACTCAACAGTGGGGCAATCCTTCCAGCTTACATGAGTGGGGGCAACGCGCTGCAACGGTTGTAGAAGAAGCTAGAGTCCAAGTTGCTGGATTAATTAACGCTGTCGATCCAGCATCAATAATCTTTACATCTGGCGGCACTGAGGCAAATAATCTCGCAATTATGGGTGTGGCTCGGTTGTATGCTGTTCCTCAACATATAATTATCTCCAGCGTGGAGCATTCAGCAATTTCTGAAACAGTAAAGTTGCTAGAAGTGTGGGGTTGGGAAGTTACGCGCTTGTCTGTAGATGTTAAAGGTAGAGTTAATCCCCTAGATTTAAAGGCGGCGTTGCTACATAACACAGTTTTGGTTTCTATAATTTATGGTCAAAGTGAAGTTGGAACTGTGCAACCGATCGCAGAACTAGGTAAGATTGTGCGATCGCATGGTGCTTTGTTCCATACAGATGCGGTGCAAGCTGCGGGACGCTTACCCATAGATGTGCAACAACTGTCGGTAGACTTAGTTAGCCTTTCAAGTCATAAAATATATGGCCCCCAAGGTGTAGGGGCGCTGTATGTGCGTCCTAATGTGGAATTGATGCCCTTACTGGGTGGTGGTGGACAAGAAATGGGACTGCGTTCTGGTACGCAAGCAGTACCGATAATTGCGGGGTTTGGTGTAGCAGCAGAATTAGCAGCAGAAGAATTGGCTACAGAAACACCACGGTTAATTGAGTTACGCGATCGCGCCTTTGCCCAATTAGCTGAGATTCCTGGTTTAATTGCTACAGGGGATAGCTGCGATCGTTTACCTCACCATATCAGTATGTGTTTAGAATACGCCGATGGGGAAAAACTTAGCGGTAAAACCTTGGTACGACAGTTAAACCTTGCTGGCATCGGCATCAGTGCTGGTGCTGCCTGTCACAGTGGTAAACTTAGCCCTAGTCCGATATTGTTAGCGATGGGTTATTCAGAAAAAGCTGCTTTGGGGGGAATTCGTATAACGTTGGGGCGTGATACTACTGAAGCTGATGTGGATTGGACAGTAATGGTATTGAAGCAAGTTTTGCAAAGGCTGACACCGGATTTATCTTTAGTTAAGCGTTAA
- a CDS encoding antitoxin, whose translation MNTAKVTTDGTHQIVILPEDFQLTGTEVYIKKIGTVIVLIAKDNPWQSLIESLDNFSDDFMKSRDQPVIDTRESF comes from the coding sequence ATGAACACTGCCAAAGTCACCACTGATGGTACTCACCAAATCGTTATTTTGCCCGAAGACTTTCAACTCACTGGTACTGAAGTTTATATCAAAAAAATTGGCACCGTCATTGTCCTCATTGCCAAAGATAACCCCTGGCAATCCCTAATAGAGAGTCTAGACAATTTCTCCGATGACTTCATGAAGTCTAGAGATCAGCCAGTTATTGACACTAGAGAAAGTTTTTAA
- the vapC gene encoding type II toxin-antitoxin system tRNA(fMet)-specific endonuclease VapC — protein MRYLFDTNICIYLIKQKPQKVLDKFQTLNISDVGISSITVAELEYGVAKSQQQQKNRTALLQFLLPLEIVEFNQASATIYGSIRSNLESRGLIIGAMDMLIASHALSLGVTLVTNNVREFSRIPTVLLENWVE, from the coding sequence ATGCGATACCTGTTTGATACGAACATCTGCATTTACCTGATAAAGCAAAAACCCCAAAAAGTACTGGATAAATTCCAAACCCTTAATATTTCTGATGTCGGTATCTCCTCCATCACCGTTGCCGAACTCGAATATGGAGTCGCCAAAAGCCAACAGCAACAGAAAAACCGCACCGCCCTGCTGCAATTTCTGCTACCTCTAGAAATTGTCGAATTCAATCAAGCATCTGCGACAATTTACGGCAGTATCAGAAGCAATCTAGAAAGTAGAGGACTTATTATTGGTGCAATGGATATGCTGATTGCTTCTCATGCGCTGAGTTTAGGAGTTACCCTCGTCACCAATAATGTGCGAGAGTTTTCTCGTATTCCTACGGTCCTATTAGAAAACTGGGTTGAGTAG
- a CDS encoding DUF1995 family protein, translated as MSELPNSLEDAIAQSRVAVQAALADGCTRIQVEFLFPELKFMPVAEQFLPLFTEYDSRLKIFFADAGAAALARRDWGDAPFQILDIGTGRAASLQTKIQPEDEIFLFIAPTSVEVPQLEKLCEVIGDRPLVLLNPRLEDAGTVGIGYTARKVRDRFISTIESAYYLRPVDDETAVYRSYPGQWEVWLETNGEYQRIAELPKKPSGDELDLILLKGQPQTTTDATPAKKPSVFKSLQRFLKALSS; from the coding sequence ATGAGTGAACTTCCCAATAGTCTTGAAGATGCGATCGCCCAATCTCGTGTAGCCGTCCAAGCTGCCCTTGCAGATGGCTGTACTCGCATACAAGTTGAGTTCTTGTTCCCAGAACTCAAGTTTATGCCGGTGGCGGAACAATTTCTGCCACTGTTTACAGAATATGATTCCCGTTTGAAGATTTTCTTTGCTGATGCTGGTGCTGCGGCTCTAGCCCGACGCGATTGGGGTGATGCACCATTTCAAATTTTGGATATTGGTACGGGAAGGGCTGCTTCTTTGCAGACAAAAATTCAGCCAGAGGATGAAATTTTCTTATTCATCGCGCCCACTTCCGTAGAAGTACCGCAGTTGGAAAAGCTATGTGAAGTAATAGGCGATCGCCCTTTAGTCTTGTTAAATCCCCGCCTAGAAGATGCTGGAACTGTAGGCATTGGTTACACAGCTAGAAAAGTCCGCGATCGTTTCATCAGTACCATTGAATCTGCCTATTACCTCCGCCCTGTAGACGATGAAACCGCCGTGTATCGCTCCTACCCAGGACAGTGGGAAGTTTGGCTGGAAACCAACGGCGAATATCAAAGAATTGCCGAATTACCCAAAAAGCCATCGGGTGATGAGTTGGATCTCATCCTTTTAAAAGGGCAACCGCAAACAACAACAGATGCGACACCTGCGAAAAAGCCCAGTGTATTTAAGAGTTTGCAACGGTTCTTAAAGGCATTGAGTAGTTAG
- a CDS encoding zinc-dependent metalloprotease, which translates to MKNSLTFYMILLHGLFLGIATASAKSPSVNIDTLSANQKDVGVVEAVATRSGEKSNSQLTTETSSTKTSALSPKNINIPQEKRLPSGQVWVVNQNKHAQPQPFIWVVKDLKKAGQQPLLQVAKPAEKPKPSKKPTTKDDLEPFDEVIKDTQKSGGLFTLYRNKEKNKIYLEIKPEQLNKNYLATATLESGIGERGIYSGMPLQDFLFYFQRVDDKLNFVIRNVNFRTREGDPQVRSLARSFSDSVLYSISLKSIHPERKTLLIDLGDLLLTDLGGLSASLGVPATTDQSYFGTAKAFPQNLEIESVLNFSGDGKRDSEVASFASLADNRGYTLRVHYSLSQLPDKDYRPRLADDRIGYFITAYQDLSKDDRGDSFVRYINRWNLEKQDPKAAISPPKKPIVFWIDNAVPLEYRDGIKEGVLMWNKAFLKAGFKDAIEVRQMPDDATWDPADIRYNTIRWINTVDGYFAMGPSRVNPLTGEILDADILVDASFVRALKGEYRKIVQPSQTENRSTLSALMQNRLLCANGLDAKNKSVPQQTQTQQGLLSRLSKMAGEYDLCYGMEAANQFAFGSLAMSLLPDTMATPDQMKEYINQYLRLIIAHEVGHTLGLRHNFRGSTLLSPQEMNNTEITKAKGLTTSVMDYIPPNIAPQGTKQGDYFPSMVGVYDEWAIKYGYISIQTSTPIAEKPILSEIAAQSYKPELSYSTDEDVYDLDPTADAWDNSGNVLLYSQWQLNNSRVMWERLDKRYPMAGDSYSDVSERFSTVLGNYFQQIYYTTKYIGGQSFSRIHPSEIASGNASEVRQGRLPFESVPVEEQRQALETLQKYLFAEDALSFSPELLNKLAPSRWRHWGSTPQVGRLDFPIHDLVLFMQGSVLRDLLSGDRLSRLKDIELKTKPENALSLPELFDTLQSGIWTEVIKPKGQPMKIASLRRGLQRQYLDILAGMVLRKEYVPEDARTLAWYKLRQLNEKLKGVNSEDEYTKAHLLETRDRIEKVLNAPLQAN; encoded by the coding sequence ATGAAGAACAGCTTAACTTTTTATATGATTTTGTTACATGGTTTGTTTTTAGGAATAGCAACGGCTAGCGCGAAGTCACCATCTGTTAACATTGATACATTGTCAGCCAACCAGAAGGATGTCGGGGTTGTAGAAGCCGTAGCTACAAGAAGTGGAGAGAAATCCAATAGTCAGTTAACGACAGAAACTTCTTCAACTAAAACCTCAGCATTATCCCCAAAGAATATCAATATTCCTCAAGAAAAGAGGCTACCGTCAGGGCAAGTTTGGGTGGTTAATCAGAATAAACACGCACAGCCCCAACCATTTATTTGGGTAGTAAAAGACCTTAAAAAAGCAGGACAGCAACCACTCTTGCAAGTTGCAAAACCCGCAGAAAAGCCTAAACCTAGCAAAAAACCAACAACAAAGGATGATTTAGAGCCATTTGATGAAGTTATCAAAGATACCCAAAAGTCAGGGGGATTGTTTACCTTATATCGTAATAAAGAAAAGAATAAAATTTATTTAGAAATTAAGCCAGAGCAACTCAATAAAAATTACCTAGCTACAGCAACCCTGGAATCGGGTATTGGTGAACGGGGTATTTACAGTGGTATGCCTCTGCAAGATTTTTTGTTTTATTTCCAACGGGTGGATGATAAATTAAACTTTGTGATCCGCAATGTTAATTTTCGCACTCGTGAGGGAGATCCCCAGGTGCGATCGCTAGCCCGGTCTTTTAGTGATTCTGTTCTCTACAGCATTTCCCTTAAAAGTATTCATCCAGAACGCAAAACTCTTCTTATCGACTTAGGAGATTTGCTACTGACAGATTTAGGTGGATTATCTGCAAGTTTAGGAGTTCCAGCAACCACAGACCAATCTTATTTTGGTACTGCTAAAGCTTTTCCCCAAAATTTAGAAATTGAGTCAGTTTTAAATTTTTCTGGTGACGGTAAGCGTGACAGTGAAGTGGCAAGCTTTGCGTCGCTAGCTGACAACCGTGGTTATACCTTGCGCGTTCACTACAGTCTCTCCCAACTACCTGATAAAGATTATCGCCCGCGCCTTGCTGACGATCGCATCGGTTATTTCATCACCGCCTACCAAGATTTATCCAAAGACGATCGCGGCGATTCTTTTGTCCGCTACATCAATCGCTGGAATTTGGAAAAACAAGATCCGAAAGCAGCAATTTCTCCACCCAAAAAACCAATTGTCTTTTGGATTGATAACGCTGTGCCCTTAGAGTACCGCGATGGTATCAAAGAAGGCGTTTTAATGTGGAACAAAGCCTTTCTCAAAGCTGGATTCAAGGATGCAATTGAAGTCCGTCAAATGCCAGATGATGCCACATGGGACCCAGCAGATATTCGTTACAACACGATTCGCTGGATCAACACAGTCGATGGTTATTTTGCAATGGGTCCATCTCGCGTTAACCCATTGACTGGGGAAATTTTGGATGCAGATATTCTTGTAGATGCTAGCTTTGTGCGGGCACTTAAGGGTGAGTATCGTAAAATTGTCCAACCTAGCCAAACTGAAAATCGCAGTACTTTATCAGCTTTGATGCAAAATCGTCTACTTTGCGCTAATGGTTTAGATGCAAAAAACAAAAGTGTACCCCAGCAGACGCAAACACAACAAGGCCTATTGAGCCGTTTATCAAAAATGGCAGGCGAGTACGATTTATGCTACGGGATGGAAGCTGCTAACCAGTTTGCCTTTGGTTCACTGGCTATGTCACTGCTGCCAGATACCATGGCCACTCCTGACCAGATGAAAGAATACATCAATCAATATTTACGTTTAATCATCGCTCACGAAGTTGGGCATACTCTTGGTTTGCGCCATAACTTTCGTGGTAGTACACTGTTATCACCACAGGAGATGAATAATACGGAAATTACCAAAGCTAAAGGTCTGACAACTTCGGTGATGGATTATATTCCTCCGAATATTGCCCCTCAAGGTACAAAACAGGGAGATTATTTTCCCAGCATGGTAGGGGTTTATGATGAATGGGCGATTAAGTATGGCTACATATCAATTCAAACATCAACTCCCATAGCAGAAAAGCCAATTTTGTCAGAAATTGCTGCACAATCCTATAAGCCAGAGTTGAGTTATTCCACAGATGAAGATGTGTATGACCTTGACCCAACTGCTGATGCTTGGGATAATAGCGGCAATGTCCTGCTTTATTCCCAGTGGCAATTGAATAATTCGCGGGTGATGTGGGAACGTCTCGATAAGCGTTACCCAATGGCTGGTGATAGTTACAGCGATGTAAGCGAACGTTTTAGCACAGTATTGGGTAACTATTTCCAGCAAATATATTACACCACAAAATACATTGGGGGACAGTCTTTCTCTCGCATTCACCCTAGCGAGATAGCTTCCGGGAACGCCTCTGAAGTCCGCCAAGGCCGATTACCATTTGAATCGGTACCAGTTGAAGAACAACGACAGGCCTTAGAAACGCTGCAAAAATATTTATTTGCAGAAGATGCCTTGAGCTTTTCACCAGAACTATTGAATAAATTAGCACCTTCGCGTTGGCGACATTGGGGTAGTACTCCGCAAGTTGGTCGTTTGGATTTTCCAATTCATGACTTGGTGCTGTTCATGCAAGGTTCTGTGTTGCGGGATTTGCTCTCAGGCGATCGCCTCTCTCGCCTCAAGGATATTGAACTGAAAACGAAGCCAGAAAATGCACTGTCTCTGCCGGAATTATTTGACACCTTACAATCAGGTATCTGGACAGAAGTAATCAAACCAAAAGGTCAACCAATGAAGATTGCCAGTTTGCGGCGAGGCTTGCAACGGCAATACCTGGACATTTTGGCTGGTATGGTGTTGCGAAAAGAATATGTCCCAGAAGATGCCCGCACTCTAGCTTGGTATAAACTCAGGCAACTAAATGAGAAACTTAAGGGGGTTAATTCTGAGGATGAATATACCAAAGCGCACTTATTAGAAACGCGCGATCGCATTGAGAAAGTCTTAAATGCGCCGTTGCAAGCGAATTAA